Proteins from a single region of Calypte anna isolate BGI_N300 chromosome 26, bCalAnn1_v1.p, whole genome shotgun sequence:
- the LAD1 gene encoding ladinin-1, which translates to MSSSRRNWSDLSSLARQRTLEDEEEQQRERRRRHRNLLSSTARDEEPPSPVKDTNPASSRPQPVVKSGFPENKEEHKVSEVLKTQEGRRTRSPMSISEKLRQKEQQELGVGRSRVRVEQEKIQAGERDQDGTKGRRDQPGDQNPVQKTVVRGWLQDKEGQSVGTRQKEQQKEEGEQQPRASPELGGCRIREVKILTRQGSCSMEEKTSSVVTLALDPQKPSRSPSKEVTQLSPTPEESAEKSDTFPTPVTYSSSIRRTSPRTVSFRVISRKQKEESQSPLTRSVSLRIPGSSTTIGEKLEKYNSAVQRSEVVRSSLAVQKSLLLSSEGVASKRNFFETSAPTKAEPVAVKKDNLKLSGSVTSRINLWISRGQEPAKEEKSKDIRKINSLPKRDVWVKQPRDTPGDKL; encoded by the exons ATGTCTTCCAGCAGAAGGAACTGGTCTGATCTCTCCAG CCTGGCCAGGCAGAGGACCCTTGAGGATGAAGAGGAGCAGCAACGCGAGCGCCGGAGAAGGCATCGGAACCTCCTGTCCTCCACAGCAAGGGATGAGGAACCTCCCAGCCCTGTGAAGGACACAAATCCAGCTTCCAGCAG ACCTCAACCTGTGGTGAAGTCGGGGTTCCCAGAGAACAAGGAAGAACATAAGGTCTCAGAGGTGCTGAAGACACAAGAAGGGAGAAGGACAAGGTCCCCAATGTCCATCTCAGAGAAGCTGaggcagaaggagcagcaggagctgggggtggggaggagccGTGTGCGTGTGGAGCAGGAGAAGATCCAGGCTGGAGAGAGGGATCAGGATGGGACCAAAGGCAGAAGAGACCAACCAGGAGATCAGAACCCGGTGCAGAAGACAGTGGTGAGGGGATGGCTCCAGGACAAAGAGGGACAAAGTGTGGGGACACGtcagaaggagcagcagaaggaggagggggagcagcagccgAGGGCATCGCCAGAGCTCGGGGGCTGCCGCATCCGGGAGGTGAAGATCTTGACCAGGCAGGGAAGCTGCAGCATGGAGGAGAAAACATCCTCAGTGGTGACCCTGGCTTTGGACCCCCAG aaaCCATCCAGGAGTCCCTCCAAGGAGGTAACTCAGCTGTCTCCCACCCCAGAGGAATCTGCAGAAAAGTCAGATACTTTCCCAACTCCTGTCACctacagcagctccatcagacGAACCAGCCCCAGAACTGTCTCCTTCAGG GTGAtctcaagaaaacagaaagaagaaagccaaAGCCCTCTCACTAGGAG TGTGAGCCTGAGGATCCCCGGGAGCAGCACAACCATtggggagaagctggagaagtaCAACTCAGCTGTGCAG CGCTCAGAGGTGGTGAGATCCTCCCTGGCTGTTCAGAAGAGCCTCTTGCTCTCCTCCGAGGGGGTGGCCAGCAAGCGCAACTTCTTTGAGACCAGTGCTCCCACTAAGGCTGAACCAGTGGCTGTCAAGAAG GACAACCTGAAGCTCTCGGGCTCCGTGACATCCCGCATTAACCTCTGGATCAGCCGAGGCCAGGAGCCTGCCaaggaagagaagagcaag GACATCAGGAAGATAAACAGCCTGCCAAAACGTGATGTCTGGGTAAAGCAGCCAAGAGACACCCCTGGAGACAAG ttgtaA
- the TNNI1 gene encoding troponin I, slow skeletal muscle: MPEPERKSKITASRKLLLKSLMLAKAKEEWDQEILDKQAEKERYLSERIAPLHTSGLSLSQLQDLCKELHEKVEIVDEERYDIEAKCNHNTREIKDLKIKVLDLRGKFKRPPLRRVRVSADAMLRALLGSKHKVSMDLRANLKSVKKEDTEKERPVEVGDWRKNVEAMSGMEGRKKMFDAAKSPTGQ, encoded by the exons ATGCCTGAGCC GGAG agAAAATCCAAGATCACAGCCTCACGCAAACTCTTGTTGAAG AGTCTGATGCTGGCAAAGGCAAAGGAGGAGTGGGATCAGGAGATCTTGGACAAGCAGGCAGAGAAGGAGCGGTACCTGTCGGAGCGGATTGCACCCCTGCACACCAGCGGGCTCTCCTTGAGCCAGCTCCAG GACCTGTGCAAGGAGCTGCATGAGAAGGTTGAAATTGTGGATGAGGAGAGATACGACATCGAAGCCAAATGCAACCACAACACTCGGGAG ATTAAAGATCTGAAAATCAAAGTCCTTGACCTGCGAGGGAAGTTCAAGCGCCCTCCCCTCCGCCGGGTCCGTGTCTCAGCTGATGCCatgctcagggctctgctgggctccAAGCACAAGGTGTCCATGGATCTGAGAGCCAACCTGAAGTCTGTCAagaaggaggacacagagaag GAACGCCCCGTGGAAGTGGGCGACTGGCGCAAGAACGTGGAGGCCATgtcagggatggaggggagaaAGAAGATGTTTGATGCTGCCAAGTCACCCACGGGCCAGTGA